The Gemmatimonadota bacterium genome segment TGATTTCGCTTCGCGCAGCGATGTGTCCGCAAATTTTTTCATCGGTCATTCTGGGTATTGATTCTTTGGCATCGCGCACGCTCGTTTCTATTGCTATCTCTCATTCGTGGTGTAGCGATATCAAGACGACGATTATGCCCGCGCTGGGGCATTCGACAAAGTTGTTCGATACCATCCAGACGAATAGGCGACGCTTGCTCTGGGTTCTGATTCTGGCGATGGGTGTGGGCGTGTTTGCCACATTTTTGTACACGATCTATATGGGCTATGTAAATGGTGCCGCCAATTACGGTGGAATTTTTACCGGTGAACTGGCGCGCTGGCCCTGGGATGATCTGGTCAAGAAGTCGAAGGATCCGTGGGGTAGAAATTGGGAGTTGATCGGTTTTTTGTTCGGAGGGGCGGCGTTTACCTTGCTCCTGATGTTTGTGCGCTATCGCTTTCCCGGTTTTCCCTTTCACCCCATTGGATTTGCCGCTGGTCCTGTGGGTCCCGTGCGATATGTCGTTCTCCCAATTTTTCTGGCGTGGTTTGCCAAAGCTATTATTCTCAGAATTGGTGGCGCACAGGCATATCGGACAGCGCGACCCTTTTTTATCGGTCTGATCCTCGGGCATTTTATGGGGGCAGGTACTTCGTTTGTCATCGATATGATCTGGTTTCCCGGACAGGGGCACAATATTCCATTTTCAGATTGGTAACATTCTATAGTACGTCATACAGTAAATTCTGGGCGGCCGAGGGCATCGGTGGATTCTTTACGCTGGTAGATGGGGATTTCGCCGCCAGCGTCTTCGAGAATGCGGCGTTTTGCCCGTTCGATTCTATCTGCGGCTCTTTCGGCGATGTTCTGGGTGCAGTCCGGGTCTGATTCCAGGTCGAAGACGCGAGGCCCAGAAAAGTTCACCTGAGAAAAGAACCAGGTGGTATTGTCTTTGTACCAGACGGAATTGCCGTAGCGGCATGTTAGATAGTCTCGCTGGCTGAATGTGCCGGAGGATTCAACGATGGGCAGCAGGCTCTGTCCGTCGATTTCTCCGATTGGTGAGACGCCAGAAATGTCGAGCACTGTTGCGGGTATATCGAGGGTATAGACAAAGGCGTTGGAGATGGTTCCGGCGCTTTTGTTTTGCGGGTGTCGCAAGATCATCGGGATACACATGGTGCCCGGATACATGTAGTCTGCGGGTTTGCCGATTATGCCTTCGGTATTGTCGGCGAAATTTGTGCCGTGGTCGCTCAGAAAAATGACCATGGTATTGTCCCGCAAGCTCACTCTGTCGATTGTATCGACCAGCCGTCCAAACCAGGTATCCACCATTGTGACGAGTCCGGCATAATTGGCGCGAATAGAAGCGAGCCGATCTTCGTAGTCGGGATTGGCGCTCAGGGGACCATAAGGTACATTGAGACAAATGGGTACTCTGTCTTCGCGGCTACCATACAGGTCGTAGTAATGGAGTGGTGCTTCCCATGTTTCGTGGGGGGTAAAGCTATCGACATAGAGGTAAAAGGGCGTGTTTGAAGCGTTTTGCTCCAGAAATTCAATGGCAGCGCGAAACGTCCGCGCAGCGGGCCAGGTCTCTTCGGGACGCTGGGGTTGCACATTGACCAGATGGGCGCGGATCAGATTCTGAGGCTGTCCTTCTCTGAGTTTATAGCATTCGATCAATGCCGGGTCTGCTGCGGCTATGGCGCGATAGCGATCCTCTGCCTGACCGCGAATGAATTCCCATTGGCGGAAGCCCCGCGTAAAATTCATTCCAGGAACAAAGTAATGGGGGACATCGGCAAAGAAACCGGTGTGATAACCAGCCTGCACGAGGGCTTCGGCGATTGTACCCTCATCACCCGACATGGGTTGCCATCCGGCGAGATAGACATTGTCCCAGGGAACGGGACTATAGTCTTTGAAGGGAAAGGCTCGGCGTCCGGTGTGAAGGGTTCGCCGCGTCGGGATGGTGGGCAGGCACTCGGGATGGGCATTGGTGAAGCGCACGCCCTCTTCGGCAAATTGGTCGAGGTTTGGCGTGTGGATCCAGTCGTTTCCGTAAGCACCCAGGAATGAGGTGCGAAACGTATCGGCTACGATGACGACGATGTTCATAGGGTCTGACATTGAGATCTCCTTTGGGAAGAGCAGTGTGTAAGTGTATTAAAACTATATTTATCCAAGAGTATTTTATAGCTATTCATTTCCCCAGGGGTATGATTCCACTCGTAGAGATCGATCCACATCTGACAAAGCGATTTTCGCCCCCCCTTGCTTCGAGGAGTGATGGATGGCAAATCCTATCTCTGTGGCTCTGCGCGCATGATTGATGTCACAGGCCGTGCGACCACCCGTTTCAATAGCTTGCACGAGGTCGCGCACCATTGCAGGTCCCGTCGG includes the following:
- a CDS encoding sulfatase; this encodes MSDPMNIVVIVADTFRTSFLGAYGNDWIHTPNLDQFAEEGVRFTNAHPECLPTIPTRRTLHTGRRAFPFKDYSPVPWDNVYLAGWQPMSGDEGTIAEALVQAGYHTGFFADVPHYFVPGMNFTRGFRQWEFIRGQAEDRYRAIAAADPALIECYKLREGQPQNLIRAHLVNVQPQRPEETWPAARTFRAAIEFLEQNASNTPFYLYVDSFTPHETWEAPLHYYDLYGSREDRVPICLNVPYGPLSANPDYEDRLASIRANYAGLVTMVDTWFGRLVDTIDRVSLRDNTMVIFLSDHGTNFADNTEGIIGKPADYMYPGTMCIPMILRHPQNKSAGTISNAFVYTLDIPATVLDISGVSPIGEIDGQSLLPIVESSGTFSQRDYLTCRYGNSVWYKDNTTWFFSQVNFSGPRVFDLESDPDCTQNIAERAADRIERAKRRILEDAGGEIPIYQRKESTDALGRPEFTV